A window of Hyphomicrobiaceae bacterium contains these coding sequences:
- a CDS encoding NADPH-dependent 2,4-dienoyl-CoA reductase, translated as MNTPVSSTYTRLLSPLKVGRHEMRNRIIMGSMHTKLECKPDPIAAQLAFYAERAQGGVALIVTGGFSPNAEGVLDPQGPRLDDPNEAQALRPICDAVHQEGALICAQLLHAGRYAKIVGCVAPSPIRAPINRHIPREMTDSDILRTIDQFAEAAANAQAAGFDGVEIMGSEGYLINEFTVTHTNKREDSWGGSVEKRHRFPVEIVRAVRQRCGSDLLIIYRISAADLIEGGAPADEIAALARKVEAAGADIINTGIGWHEARVPTIAYPVPRGAWRKAAARVRAAVSIPVVASNRISTADMAEDILESGDADLISMARPMLADPFFVNKIREGRVDEINTCIACNQACLDYIFSGRAVSCLVNPRAGRESELSDTVAAGQKRIAVVGGGAAGMATATEAARRGHIVSLFEASRTLGGQLMLARAVPGKNEFDDTIRYFRRQVDKLGVNLHLGRRASPKDLSGYDHVVIATGVGPRIPDLPGIDHPKVATYAEILSGERTAGKSVAIMGAGGIGFDVAEFLVTPPVETNGSEAFFHTWGVDGSFSAAGALKADPLAPVSGTRKVIMLQRKTSKPGDGLGVSTGWILRNALRKYGVEMLTGVSYERIDDEGLHIMIDGRRQVIVVDTIVLCTGQQSDDTLHAALVERGIPATVIGGAKEAAELDALRAIDEGIRVAQSL; from the coding sequence ATGAACACGCCGGTTTCGTCAACGTACACCAGATTGCTTTCGCCGCTTAAGGTCGGACGCCACGAAATGCGCAACCGGATCATCATGGGTTCAATGCACACTAAGCTCGAGTGCAAGCCCGATCCGATCGCGGCGCAACTTGCCTTCTACGCCGAACGTGCGCAGGGCGGTGTTGCGCTCATCGTAACTGGCGGGTTTTCGCCTAACGCCGAGGGCGTACTCGACCCTCAAGGGCCGCGTCTTGACGACCCCAATGAGGCTCAGGCGCTGCGCCCCATCTGCGACGCAGTACATCAGGAGGGCGCCCTTATCTGCGCGCAACTCCTTCACGCAGGGCGCTATGCAAAGATTGTCGGCTGCGTAGCCCCGTCCCCCATTCGCGCGCCAATCAATCGACATATCCCGCGCGAGATGACTGATAGCGACATCCTGCGCACAATCGATCAATTCGCCGAAGCGGCAGCAAATGCGCAGGCCGCAGGCTTTGACGGCGTGGAAATAATGGGTTCAGAGGGCTATCTCATCAACGAATTTACGGTGACTCACACCAACAAGCGCGAAGATTCCTGGGGAGGCAGTGTAGAGAAGCGCCATCGCTTTCCGGTCGAGATTGTACGCGCGGTACGACAGCGTTGCGGTTCGGATCTACTGATCATCTATCGCATTTCGGCTGCCGATCTGATCGAGGGCGGCGCGCCAGCGGATGAAATCGCCGCCCTAGCCCGTAAGGTCGAAGCTGCCGGCGCCGACATTATCAACACGGGTATTGGTTGGCACGAGGCTCGCGTGCCGACGATAGCCTATCCGGTACCGCGAGGAGCTTGGCGCAAGGCTGCCGCGCGGGTCCGCGCTGCCGTGTCCATCCCCGTTGTCGCATCGAACCGCATCAGCACTGCTGATATGGCTGAGGACATCCTCGAAAGCGGCGATGCAGATCTTATCTCCATGGCACGACCAATGCTCGCTGATCCTTTTTTTGTGAACAAGATCAGAGAGGGGCGGGTAGACGAAATCAACACCTGCATCGCCTGCAATCAGGCTTGCCTTGACTACATTTTTTCTGGCCGAGCGGTAAGTTGCCTCGTCAATCCTCGCGCCGGTCGCGAGTCCGAGCTGAGCGACACTGTTGCCGCCGGGCAGAAAAGGATCGCCGTTGTCGGCGGCGGCGCAGCAGGGATGGCTACCGCAACGGAAGCGGCACGACGCGGTCATATCGTATCATTGTTTGAAGCTTCCCGAACCCTCGGCGGGCAGCTTATGCTGGCGCGTGCAGTTCCGGGCAAGAACGAATTCGACGATACCATTCGCTACTTCCGACGCCAGGTGGACAAGCTCGGGGTCAACCTGCATCTTGGCCGCCGCGCCTCCCCCAAGGATCTGAGCGGGTACGATCATGTGGTGATTGCCACCGGCGTCGGCCCACGCATCCCCGATCTGCCGGGCATCGACCACCCCAAGGTGGCGACCTATGCAGAAATCCTGTCGGGGGAACGGACCGCGGGAAAATCGGTTGCGATCATGGGCGCTGGCGGGATCGGCTTCGACGTGGCCGAGTTTCTTGTCACCCCCCCTGTTGAAACCAACGGCAGCGAGGCCTTCTTCCACACTTGGGGCGTGGATGGAAGTTTCTCCGCGGCGGGCGCACTCAAAGCCGATCCGCTGGCACCCGTGAGTGGCACCCGCAAGGTGATCATGCTGCAGCGTAAAACCTCCAAGCCCGGGGACGGACTCGGCGTTTCCACAGGCTGGATCCTTCGCAACGCCCTCCGCAAGTATGGCGTCGAGATGCTGACGGGCGTCAGCTATGAACGAATCGACGACGAGGGTCTGCACATCATGATCGATGGTCGGCGCCAGGTCATCGTAGTCGACACGATCGTGCTTTGCACCGGACAACAATCTGACGACACGCTTCATGCCGCACTGGTGGAGCGGGGTATTCCGGCAACTGTCATCGGTGGCGCCAAGGAGGCCGCCGAACTGGACGCTTTGCGCGCGATTGACGAGGGCATCCGGGTAGCACAATCCCTTTAA
- a CDS encoding acyl-CoA dehydrogenase family protein yields the protein MPFQPTEDQVAFREVARRFARERLAGGYQKRAKGHVLDRELIREMGSLGLIAPDLPEKLGGMGESSVTAGLITEQIAYADFNVSYVQLLGSLMGGMVAKHASEDIARDWVPRVIAGEAVIGLGLTEPRGGSDAANLQLRADKSGNGWRLNGEKTSMSFAAQADAAVVFARTGDPQGGSRGVSAFFVNLTEKGIKRTHFDDIGTKPVGRGSVFFDDVNVPAECLMGEQDRAFGTIMAGFDYSRALIGLECLGPAQASVDETWGYVQEREAFGAPLAQYQGVTFPLAEAETQLTMMRQLCYFTLDLRDRDMQHTAEAAMCKWYVPKTACEIIQQCLILHGHYGYTTDLPHHQRYNDVLGLQIGDGTAQIQKLVIAREKIGRVALQYDKRSKGAAK from the coding sequence ATGCCTTTTCAGCCGACGGAGGATCAGGTCGCTTTTCGCGAGGTGGCCCGGCGCTTTGCGCGCGAACGATTGGCCGGCGGCTATCAAAAACGTGCCAAAGGCCATGTTCTTGATAGGGAACTGATCCGTGAAATGGGTTCGCTCGGTCTCATTGCGCCGGATCTTCCTGAAAAACTTGGCGGAATGGGCGAGAGCTCCGTTACAGCCGGTCTAATCACCGAACAAATCGCCTATGCCGATTTTAACGTCAGCTACGTGCAACTGCTGGGCTCGCTCATGGGCGGCATGGTCGCCAAACACGCCTCGGAAGACATCGCACGCGATTGGGTACCGCGCGTTATCGCCGGGGAAGCAGTAATTGGGCTCGGGCTTACCGAGCCACGCGGGGGTTCGGATGCGGCAAACCTTCAGCTGCGGGCCGACAAATCGGGCAATGGCTGGCGGCTCAATGGCGAAAAGACCTCGATGAGCTTTGCCGCACAGGCGGACGCTGCCGTTGTCTTCGCCCGCACCGGCGATCCACAGGGCGGATCGCGCGGCGTCAGTGCATTCTTTGTCAACTTGACGGAAAAAGGGATCAAGCGGACCCACTTCGACGACATCGGGACCAAGCCGGTCGGCCGCGGCTCGGTTTTCTTCGACGATGTCAATGTGCCGGCTGAATGCCTGATGGGCGAACAGGACCGCGCCTTTGGCACCATCATGGCCGGCTTTGACTATAGCCGCGCGCTGATCGGTCTGGAGTGCCTTGGTCCGGCGCAGGCCTCCGTTGATGAGACCTGGGGTTACGTGCAGGAACGCGAGGCATTCGGCGCGCCGCTCGCCCAATACCAGGGCGTTACCTTTCCGCTCGCAGAGGCCGAGACCCAGCTGACGATGATGCGTCAACTCTGCTATTTCACCCTCGATCTCCGCGATCGCGATATGCAGCATACGGCCGAAGCGGCCATGTGCAAATGGTATGTGCCTAAGACAGCCTGCGAGATCATACAGCAGTGTCTGATCTTGCACGGGCACTACGGCTACACAACCGACCTGCCGCACCATCAGCGCTACAACGACGTGCTCGGGCTTCAAATTGGCGACGGCACGGCGCAAATCCAGAAGCTCGTCATAGCGCGCGAGAAGATTGGTCGCGTGGCGCTCCAGTACGACAAGCGATCGAAGGGAGCGGCAAAATGA
- a CDS encoding enoyl-CoA hydratase/isomerase family protein, which produces MSDPVKTRTEGSTGIIELSRPEKLNSLSLEVHQLIDAARANFENDGGVRALLICAQGKHFCTGADLVEVKAKMNDPVALDLFIGFGMGVLRRLEQSSLPVVVAVQGLCLAGGIELMLSCDVCFAAETAQFGDQHAQFGLVPGWGGSQRLVRQMGLRRALDLMFSARWLKANEAKAAGLVNYVVADDQLRTEALAYCQKIGTRSRRGIAEMKRLGREGIELSLEQGMRLERDSALRHLPGADVAEGLSAFAGRREPKFNQ; this is translated from the coding sequence ATGAGCGATCCGGTCAAGACCCGAACCGAAGGCAGCACTGGAATCATCGAGTTAAGTCGGCCGGAGAAACTCAATAGTCTTTCTCTCGAGGTGCATCAGCTAATCGATGCGGCCCGTGCGAACTTTGAAAACGACGGTGGGGTCCGTGCGCTTCTGATCTGCGCTCAGGGAAAGCATTTTTGCACAGGGGCTGACCTCGTCGAAGTTAAGGCCAAAATGAACGATCCGGTGGCGCTGGATCTTTTCATTGGCTTCGGCATGGGCGTGCTGCGCCGGCTTGAGCAGAGTAGCCTGCCGGTCGTCGTGGCGGTCCAGGGCCTATGCCTCGCAGGAGGCATAGAATTGATGTTGTCGTGCGACGTCTGTTTTGCCGCGGAGACCGCGCAGTTTGGTGATCAGCACGCGCAATTTGGACTCGTTCCGGGATGGGGTGGAAGCCAGCGGTTGGTGCGTCAAATGGGTCTGCGTCGAGCGTTAGATCTGATGTTTTCTGCGCGTTGGTTGAAGGCGAATGAAGCGAAGGCGGCTGGCCTCGTCAACTATGTGGTGGCTGACGACCAACTCCGCACGGAGGCCCTGGCTTACTGTCAGAAGATCGGTACGCGCTCGCGGCGGGGCATAGCTGAAATGAAGCGGCTGGGGCGCGAGGGTATTGAGCTGTCGCTCGAGCAGGGCATGCGCCTTGAACGCGATTCTGCATTGCGCCACTTGCCAGGTGCGGACGTGGCCGAGGGGCTGTCGGCGTTTGCCGGTCGTCGAGAGCCGAAGTTCAATCAATAA
- a CDS encoding acyl-CoA dehydrogenase family protein: MDFNLNDEQRQIYEYGAQLAQSFDNAYWLDHARRHVFPQEMFSKIAEDGFLGLMVPQEYGGAGLGMTEMALFMEGTANHGIPLLMMVVGPTMSLAHIANHGSEFQKKELLPKACRGEIQFCFAITEPGAGSNTIKARTLARQRGNRFSLTGEKTFITGADVADYCLVVARTKSHEEVQRKTDGFTLFAVDLKKKGIDKQRVKISIPLPEEQWTLFFDDVDLGPEDVVGHVDEGFSILFDSLNPERIILAALCCGIGRFALNKGVAYASQRNVFGQPIGAHQGVQHPMAKAHTAVEMASLMTRRAAWEFDNSLPAGASSNMAKYAAAEAGIEAVDAALQAHGGSGFTEDTGIYELYPLMRLLRTAPVNRELCLSFIGEKVMGLPRSY, encoded by the coding sequence ATGGATTTCAACTTGAACGATGAGCAGCGCCAAATCTACGAATATGGCGCTCAGTTGGCGCAAAGCTTTGACAACGCCTATTGGCTTGACCATGCGCGCCGGCATGTTTTCCCGCAGGAAATGTTCTCAAAGATCGCTGAGGATGGATTTTTGGGGCTTATGGTGCCCCAAGAATATGGCGGAGCAGGGCTCGGGATGACCGAGATGGCACTATTTATGGAGGGCACGGCGAATCACGGCATTCCACTTTTGATGATGGTCGTGGGACCGACCATGTCATTGGCGCACATTGCCAACCATGGAAGTGAATTTCAAAAGAAGGAGCTTTTACCAAAGGCGTGTCGCGGAGAGATCCAGTTTTGTTTTGCGATCACTGAGCCGGGAGCCGGATCGAACACCATTAAAGCCCGCACCCTTGCACGGCAAAGGGGCAACCGTTTTTCTCTAACGGGCGAGAAGACGTTTATTACTGGCGCTGATGTTGCCGACTATTGCCTGGTAGTGGCGCGTACGAAGTCGCATGAAGAGGTTCAACGCAAAACCGATGGCTTCACACTTTTCGCGGTCGATCTGAAGAAAAAGGGGATCGATAAGCAACGAGTAAAAATTTCGATTCCGCTACCCGAGGAACAATGGACGCTATTCTTCGACGACGTTGATCTGGGACCCGAAGATGTTGTGGGCCATGTGGACGAAGGCTTCTCGATTCTTTTCGATTCACTCAATCCCGAGCGTATCATCCTGGCGGCATTATGCTGCGGAATTGGCCGATTTGCGCTCAATAAGGGCGTCGCCTATGCGTCGCAGCGCAACGTATTTGGCCAGCCTATCGGTGCGCATCAAGGTGTCCAACATCCGATGGCCAAGGCGCATACCGCTGTCGAGATGGCGAGCCTCATGACTCGTCGAGCAGCTTGGGAATTCGACAATAGCCTACCCGCCGGCGCCTCGTCCAACATGGCGAAATACGCGGCTGCAGAGGCAGGTATCGAGGCGGTGGATGCGGCGCTCCAGGCTCATGGCGGATCGGGGTTTACCGAAGACACCGGCATCTACGAGCTGTATCCACTGATGCGTTTGCTGCGCACAGCGCCGGTCAATCGCGAGCTGTGTCTGAGCTTCATCGGCGAGAAAGTCATGGGTCTGCCGCGCTCCTACTGA
- a CDS encoding AMP-binding protein codes for MDFGISFRRTDAYERSGSRCWHEIEATPLNEVRRVQEEKLIAQMAYLKGNSEFYQKKLDAAGVRFDDVRTIEDLQKLPYTFKAEIRDSLAARKPFGLHLAARREDIIQMQASSGTTGSPSYVALTQSDAAMWHEMSARCFFANGVRPGDTVLHAFSLAKGFVGGIPVMQGLQYMGAIDVPIGADGGADRLIRACADIRPRCVVGAPNFVLHLGEKTPEVLGIQASQLGVERVIVGGEPGGGIPTVRRRIEELWGAKCTELLGGTDLGVTYWAECEEQSGMHMVSMDYIITELLDPDTGEIIPFEDGARGEMVYTAIGRQASPLLRFRSGDYIEVLGTSCSCGRTGPKIRCIGRTDDMLIVRGANVFPSAIHSVIGEMMPDTNGVVRVVADFEGHTTQSALKVIVERGPHRPPDTDEELKSKIEARLRDALVFKADVRIVKPDTFEKPGAAKVALTLRKYPDLT; via the coding sequence ATGGATTTCGGGATCAGTTTCCGGCGAACTGACGCTTACGAACGCTCGGGCTCGCGCTGCTGGCATGAAATCGAAGCGACCCCGCTCAACGAGGTTCGACGCGTTCAGGAAGAAAAGTTGATCGCGCAGATGGCCTATTTGAAGGGCAACTCGGAGTTCTACCAGAAGAAGCTGGATGCGGCCGGTGTCCGGTTCGACGACGTACGCACTATCGAGGATTTGCAGAAGCTGCCCTACACATTCAAAGCAGAGATCCGCGATAGTCTTGCCGCCCGCAAGCCATTCGGCCTTCACCTCGCGGCGAGACGTGAAGACATAATTCAGATGCAAGCCTCATCCGGCACGACGGGCAGTCCATCTTATGTTGCCCTGACCCAGTCCGACGCCGCGATGTGGCATGAAATGTCAGCGCGTTGCTTCTTTGCTAACGGCGTGCGACCTGGCGACACGGTGCTGCATGCCTTTTCGTTAGCCAAGGGCTTTGTTGGTGGAATTCCCGTCATGCAAGGTTTGCAATACATGGGCGCGATCGACGTTCCTATCGGCGCCGATGGTGGGGCGGACCGCCTCATTCGTGCATGTGCCGACATCCGCCCGCGCTGCGTCGTTGGAGCACCTAACTTTGTTCTACATCTGGGAGAGAAAACGCCCGAAGTCTTGGGCATTCAGGCGTCGCAACTGGGTGTTGAGCGAGTCATCGTGGGCGGCGAGCCGGGTGGCGGCATTCCAACGGTGCGCCGCCGTATTGAAGAACTTTGGGGTGCGAAATGCACCGAGTTGCTTGGTGGTACTGACCTTGGTGTGACCTATTGGGCCGAGTGCGAAGAGCAGTCGGGCATGCACATGGTCAGCATGGACTACATTATTACCGAACTCCTCGACCCCGATACCGGAGAAATCATCCCCTTCGAAGATGGTGCTCGTGGTGAGATGGTTTATACGGCCATTGGCCGACAAGCGAGTCCGCTTCTACGCTTCCGCTCTGGCGACTACATCGAGGTGCTAGGTACAAGTTGCTCCTGCGGTCGAACAGGGCCCAAAATTCGCTGCATCGGTCGCACCGACGACATGCTTATTGTCCGCGGTGCAAATGTGTTTCCCTCAGCCATTCATAGCGTTATCGGCGAAATGATGCCCGACACCAACGGCGTTGTTCGAGTTGTTGCCGACTTCGAAGGGCACACGACGCAGTCGGCACTCAAAGTGATTGTCGAACGCGGACCCCACCGACCTCCTGACACAGACGAGGAGCTAAAAAGCAAAATCGAGGCGCGTTTACGCGATGCGCTTGTATTCAAGGCCGACGTCCGTATCGTGAAGCCCGATACGTTCGAGAAGCCCGGCGCAGCGAAGGTTGCGCTTACTCTCCGTAAATACCCCGATCTGACATGA
- a CDS encoding carboxyl transferase domain-containing protein codes for MTIFKSLLDKGSENFRANDAQYRARIRRLHELRLEQRAGGPPKARERHEEKGKILPRDRVERLIDPGSPFLELGELAGLNKYEGVPPGAGIITGIGVIEGRHCMIIANDATVKGGTYFGMTSKKHVRAQRVAWSNRLPVITLVDSGGAFLPEQANIFPDEGQFGSIFHNQVGMSGDGIPQIAVVMGPCTAGGAYIPALCDEVVIVRGQGFMYLGGPELTFAATGERVDAETLGGGKMHCAISGVTDHLAENDAHALAITRQIVAHLGEKTSPRKTPVVPSPPAYPVDEIYGIVSRDAKVPTDNREIVARLVDGSELHEFKPLYGDTLITGWARIHGHEVGILANNGVLFVEAALKAAHFINLCVQRDIPLVFLADVNGFMVGREVEQAGIAKAGAKMITAMSSARVPKFTVITGGSYGAGYLAMLGRPFQPDAMFAWPNGRAAIMGPEQAASVLSQVRAQINDREGKRWTAEEEEVFKAPIRREYETFQDAYNFASNLWIDGVIEPAETRDVLALLLDVASRRPKVDSHFGVFRF; via the coding sequence ATGACAATCTTCAAATCACTCCTGGACAAGGGTTCGGAAAATTTCCGAGCGAACGATGCGCAATACCGCGCAAGAATTAGAAGACTGCACGAGCTGCGGCTGGAACAACGTGCCGGCGGCCCGCCCAAAGCACGGGAGCGACACGAGGAGAAGGGCAAGATCTTGCCACGTGATCGCGTCGAACGGCTGATTGATCCAGGAAGCCCCTTTTTGGAGCTGGGTGAACTTGCGGGCCTAAATAAGTATGAAGGCGTGCCTCCTGGTGCGGGCATCATCACCGGCATTGGCGTGATCGAAGGGCGCCACTGCATGATCATTGCGAACGACGCCACCGTGAAGGGCGGCACTTATTTCGGTATGACGAGCAAGAAGCATGTGCGCGCTCAGCGTGTCGCTTGGAGCAACCGGCTGCCGGTGATCACGTTGGTGGATAGTGGTGGAGCCTTTCTGCCCGAACAAGCGAACATTTTCCCTGACGAGGGCCAGTTCGGCTCGATCTTCCACAATCAAGTAGGCATGTCGGGCGATGGCATTCCGCAGATTGCCGTGGTGATGGGGCCTTGTACCGCAGGGGGTGCCTATATTCCGGCGTTGTGCGACGAGGTTGTGATCGTGCGCGGTCAAGGATTCATGTACCTTGGCGGGCCCGAACTGACGTTCGCCGCGACTGGCGAACGGGTCGACGCCGAAACATTAGGCGGCGGCAAGATGCATTGCGCAATCTCGGGAGTGACCGACCATCTGGCTGAAAATGACGCCCATGCGCTGGCGATTACTCGACAAATCGTCGCACATCTTGGCGAGAAGACCAGTCCTCGGAAAACTCCCGTTGTGCCGAGTCCGCCCGCTTATCCGGTTGATGAAATCTACGGCATCGTCAGTCGTGACGCCAAGGTGCCAACCGATAATCGCGAAATCGTCGCGCGCCTCGTCGATGGCAGCGAACTACACGAGTTCAAGCCACTGTATGGCGACACTTTGATCACTGGTTGGGCACGTATTCACGGCCACGAGGTCGGCATCCTGGCCAACAACGGAGTGCTCTTTGTCGAGGCAGCTTTGAAGGCTGCGCATTTCATTAACCTCTGCGTGCAGCGCGACATTCCGCTTGTCTTTCTCGCCGACGTTAATGGCTTCATGGTTGGACGCGAAGTAGAGCAGGCAGGCATCGCGAAGGCGGGCGCCAAGATGATTACTGCCATGTCGTCGGCTCGCGTGCCGAAGTTCACGGTGATCACCGGTGGCTCCTACGGTGCGGGCTACCTCGCAATGTTGGGCCGACCGTTTCAGCCCGACGCCATGTTTGCCTGGCCGAACGGACGCGCGGCCATCATGGGACCAGAGCAGGCAGCGAGCGTGCTGTCCCAAGTGCGCGCTCAGATCAACGACCGAGAAGGCAAAAGGTGGACCGCCGAAGAAGAAGAGGTTTTCAAGGCACCGATTCGTCGCGAGTATGAGACGTTTCAGGATGCGTACAATTTCGCATCGAATCTTTGGATTGACGGCGTTATCGAGCCCGCCGAAACGCGCGATGTGCTCGCGCTGCTCCTAGATGTCGCCTCCCGACGTCCGAAGGTTGACAGCCACTTCGGCGTTTTTCGGTTTTAG
- a CDS encoding biotin carboxylase N-terminal domain-containing protein, whose amino-acid sequence MRIKTLLIANRGEIACRIARTARALGIAPIGVHSDADAKALHVREIGRSLRIGPGPAAESYLRIEAVIAAARQASADAIHPGYGFLAENPDFARAVEAAGMIFVGPTVDTLQRFGDKASAKTAAIAAGVPVIPGSDGVMSDALQIAQAVREVGLPALLKAVGGGGGRGQRLIENETTLNEDIESAQREAKSTFGSEGLLLERFLPEARHVEIQIAGDGKGRVLHLFERDCTLQRRHQKVIEEAPAWGLPRPFLDRIAQDAVRLAEGVNYRGLGTVEFLVLGEEYFFLEVNPRIQVEHPVTEAVTGLDLVALQIRIAEEAGLGLTQDQITCTGHAVEARLYAEDPRMQFAPSTGLITALSLPSGLRIDSGVEAGDSVSPFYDPMVAKLVVHDSNRDAALAKLARALDHVVVDGIETNRDFLAALARNAHFTRMHVHTRWIDGCVDALVVAPQRSDEQLWQAVAAVLFVTSGRRDGDANPWQNRDKFTGWRLGLGGTLGEAGQRVIVARSATFAKELRISPVRNDHSFVVYSDDSTSLALQVTELQDGSYQVTHEDEAITIEACVRGSSIEIDTPCGRHVYQASTSLAFAEVDSAADRILLSPLTGKIVKVLVNEGTPVAAGEVVAILESMKLEISIKAMVSGVAKNISVSQGAMVDRGQPIVEIALLESEVS is encoded by the coding sequence ATGCGTATTAAAACACTCCTCATTGCCAACCGTGGTGAAATCGCCTGTCGGATCGCGCGCACGGCCCGCGCGCTCGGAATTGCACCGATCGGTGTTCATTCCGACGCTGACGCCAAGGCGTTGCATGTGCGCGAAATCGGCCGGTCGCTGAGAATCGGACCCGGGCCAGCTGCCGAGAGTTATTTGCGAATCGAAGCGGTGATTGCTGCCGCCCGGCAGGCCAGCGCAGACGCAATCCATCCGGGTTACGGCTTTCTGGCAGAAAATCCGGACTTCGCCCGCGCGGTGGAGGCCGCCGGTATGATCTTCGTTGGCCCCACAGTCGACACGTTGCAGCGGTTTGGCGACAAGGCCAGTGCCAAAACGGCCGCAATAGCTGCCGGCGTGCCGGTCATTCCCGGTAGCGACGGCGTAATGTCTGACGCTCTTCAGATTGCACAAGCGGTGCGGGAAGTAGGGCTTCCGGCACTCTTGAAGGCTGTTGGCGGTGGAGGCGGTCGCGGTCAGAGGTTGATCGAGAACGAAACGACGCTGAATGAAGACATCGAGAGCGCTCAACGCGAAGCGAAATCTACCTTCGGCTCCGAAGGACTTTTGCTGGAGCGCTTCCTGCCTGAGGCTCGCCATGTTGAAATTCAGATTGCTGGCGATGGTAAGGGTCGCGTATTGCATCTCTTTGAACGCGACTGCACCCTTCAGCGCCGACATCAGAAAGTGATCGAGGAAGCACCGGCTTGGGGGCTGCCACGGCCATTTCTCGATCGGATAGCTCAGGATGCGGTCCGGCTGGCGGAGGGGGTGAACTATCGAGGGCTCGGAACCGTCGAGTTCTTGGTACTGGGCGAGGAGTATTTTTTTCTTGAAGTGAATCCCCGAATCCAGGTTGAGCATCCGGTAACCGAGGCAGTCACCGGGCTAGACCTCGTCGCGCTGCAAATTCGTATCGCAGAGGAGGCAGGTTTGGGCCTGACACAGGATCAGATCACCTGCACCGGCCACGCCGTAGAGGCGCGACTTTACGCCGAGGACCCGCGGATGCAGTTCGCTCCCTCAACGGGCCTAATCACGGCGCTTTCGCTGCCGAGCGGTCTACGGATTGATAGTGGCGTCGAGGCGGGCGACAGCGTGAGCCCATTCTACGATCCGATGGTGGCGAAGTTAGTCGTGCATGATTCCAATCGAGATGCAGCTCTGGCGAAATTAGCTCGAGCACTGGACCATGTGGTTGTGGATGGCATCGAGACCAACCGCGATTTCCTGGCGGCTCTTGCGCGGAACGCCCATTTCACACGAATGCATGTCCATACCCGTTGGATTGACGGTTGCGTCGATGCGTTGGTTGTCGCTCCGCAGCGCTCGGATGAGCAGTTGTGGCAGGCGGTGGCGGCGGTCCTGTTCGTCACCAGTGGGCGCAGAGACGGAGACGCCAATCCTTGGCAAAACCGGGACAAGTTTACCGGCTGGAGACTGGGCCTTGGCGGCACGCTGGGGGAAGCCGGCCAGCGTGTGATCGTCGCTCGCTCGGCCACTTTCGCCAAGGAGCTGCGCATCAGTCCAGTGAGAAATGACCACAGCTTCGTTGTCTATAGCGACGACAGCACTTCCCTCGCCTTGCAAGTAACTGAACTTCAAGATGGCTCGTATCAGGTCACACATGAGGATGAAGCCATTACCATCGAAGCGTGCGTTCGAGGGAGTTCGATCGAGATCGACACGCCTTGCGGCCGTCACGTTTACCAAGCGTCTACATCGCTGGCTTTTGCCGAGGTAGATAGCGCCGCGGACCGCATTCTCTTGTCTCCACTAACCGGCAAAATTGTCAAGGTATTGGTCAATGAGGGGACTCCAGTAGCGGCCGGGGAGGTTGTGGCGATCCTGGAATCTATGAAGCTCGAGATTTCTATAAAGGCGATGGTGTCGGGGGTAGCGAAAAATATATCCGTTTCGCAAGGCGCGATGGTGGATCGAGGGCAGCCAATCGTCGAGATAGCTCTCTTAGAAAGTGAGGTTTCATGA